The Pocillopora verrucosa isolate sample1 chromosome 2, ASM3666991v2, whole genome shotgun sequence genome has a segment encoding these proteins:
- the LOC131768967 gene encoding ankyrin repeat domain-containing protein 49-like, protein MKVIKGKMSFRGQLKKRKYSCPDEALSKAEDGSKPEESAPRERKISAGEELTQAIVRSRRSVDDVVRRRYQTMPIFASPDESQKPPRAVSFCPEILLLSAVMENNTEELAKILREGNVNVNQANSIGRLPIHEAASEGFVECAQILIENGANLTLECSEGFTPLEAAVISGNFECAELLIRSGAPIDKIKNGFLDPVFAAGGKMEGENEEELHN, encoded by the coding sequence ATGAAGGTAATTAAAGGGAAAATGTCGTTCAGGGGGCAGCTGAAGAAGAGGAAGTATTCTTGCCCGGACGAAGCGCTTTCGAAAGCAGAGGATGGGTCAAAACCCGAAGAGTCAGCACCAAGAGAGAGAAAGATTTCAGCTGGGGAGGAACTAACGCAAGCTATCGTGCGAAGTCGCCGAAGTGTTGACGACGTAGTACGAAGAAGATATCAAACAATGCCGATTTTCGCAAGCCCCGACGAAAGCCAAAAACCTCCGAGGGCCGTGTCGTTTTGTCCGGAGATTTTACTTCTTTCCGCCGTGATGGAAAACAATACTGAGGAACTGGCCAAGATACTGCGAGAGGGAAACGTCAACGTGAATCAAGCGAACTCCATCGGAAGGCTACCGATTCACGAGGCTGCTTCGGAAGGCTTCGTAGAGTGCGCGCAGATCCTTATCGAGAATGGCGCGAATTTGACTCTGGAGTGTTCGGAGGGCTTCACTCCGTTAGAAGCTGCTGTTATCAGCGGAAATTTCGAATGTGCGGAACTCTTGATTAGAAGTGGAGCACcgattgataaaataaaaaatggcttCCTCGATCCCGTGTTCGCCGCGGGAGGCAAGATGGAGGGTGAGAACGAAGAAGAATTGCATAACTGA